From Vitis vinifera cultivar Pinot Noir 40024 chromosome 5, ASM3070453v1, the proteins below share one genomic window:
- the LOC100251751 gene encoding uncharacterized protein LOC100251751: MAGRNDSGASEKKSNEATNDMPTFNAENLQSNMKIIYYSRTFLSIIGGVIAGILGFTGFTGFIFYFLVMAITSVGLMAKAKFSVHSYFDSWNRIILDGFLGGLMSFVLFWTLAYDIVHIF, encoded by the exons ATGGCTGGACGCAATGATTCAGGTGCATCTGAGAAGAAATCAAATGAGGCCACAAATGATATGCCAACTTTCAATGCCGAGAATTTGCAAAGtaacatgaaaattatttattacag CCGAACATTTTTGTCCATCATTGGTGGAGTCATTGctggaattttgggatttacTGGCTTCACTGgctttatattttactttcttgTTATGGCAATTACTTCAGTAGGACTCATGGCCAAGGCAAAGTTTTCTGTGCATTCATACTTTGATTCCTGGAACCGTATCATACTTGATGGCTTCCTTGGTGGGCTTATG TCATTCGTGCTGTTCTGGAC ATTGGCTTATGATATTGTGCATATATTCTGA
- the LOC100253439 gene encoding ferritin-like catalase Nec2, with protein MASHISLTTASLIVFLVLLPISYGGSVPESDIDLVEFPLNLEFLEAEFFLWGSQGYGLDTVAANLSKGGPPPVGARKATLDPFIRDVIYQFALQEIGHLRAIQSKVKGFPRPLLNLSAASFADVMNSAFGKPLNPPFDPYANGLNFLLASYVIPYVGLTGYVGTNPNLQGAASKRLVAGLLGVESGQDAVIRALLYRKAAAKVHPYGITVADFTYRISNLRNNLGKSGLKDEGLVVPPVRGAEGKSRGNVLAGDKFSLAYARKPEEILRIVYGGGSERNPGGFYPQGANGRIARSFLQKSKAL; from the exons ATGGCATCGCACATTTCTCTAACCACCGCCTCCCTCATCGTCTTCCTCGTCCTCCTCCCAATCTCCTATGGAGGCTCTGTGCCGGAATCTGACATAGATCTCGTCGAGTTTCCTTTGAATTTAGAGTTTCTTGAGGCTGAATTCTTTTTGTGGGGATCTCAGGGATATGGGTTAGACACAGTAGCTGCGAATCTCAGCAAGGGAGGTCCACCACCAGTCGGTGCAAGAAAGGCTACTCTCGACCCATTCATCAGAGATGTCATCTACCAATTCGCTCTCCAAGAAATCGGACACCTGAG GGCGATTCAGAGCAAAGTAAAGGGGTTCCCTCGGCCATTGTTGAATCTGAGTGCAGCGTCATTTGCAGATGTCATGAACAGCGCATTTGGCAAGCCTCTGAATCCCCCCTTTGACCCTTACGCCAACGGACTCAACTTCCTTCTCGCATCGTACGTCATTCCGTACGTGGGACTCACTGGATACGTGGGCACAAATCCAAACCTCCAAGGTGCTGCTTCCAAAAGG CTAGTTGCAGGCCTGTTGGGCGTGGAGTCAGGCCAAGATGCAGTGATCCGAGCCCTGCTCTACAGGAAGGCGGCAGCAAAGGTCCACCCATATGGCATAACTGTTGCAGACTTCACGTATCGGATCTCGAACCTGAGGAATAATCTGGGAAAGTCGGGGTTGAAAGACGAAGGGCTTGTGGTGCCTCCAGTTCGCGGCGCCGAGGGAAAAAGTAGGGGGAATGTGCTAGCGGGAGACAAGTTCTCGCTTGCTTATGCTAGAAAGCCAGAGGAGATTCTGAGAATAGTGTATGGGGGAGGTAGCGAACGTAATCCAGGGGGATTCTACCCTCAAGGAGCCAACGGGAGAATTGCTAGGTCTTTTTTACAGAAGTCCAAGGCGTTGTAG